In Stenotrophomonas sp. 610A2, one DNA window encodes the following:
- a CDS encoding DUF2798 domain-containing protein: protein MNATNRTTIAFGIPKLPSRYGALVMPLLLSILMTCVVSLISTLKSIGMSPLLGSKWLAAWGISWLVAFPILLLLLPVVRKATAALVRTT, encoded by the coding sequence GTGAACGCTACAAACAGAACCACCATCGCATTTGGCATTCCCAAGCTTCCCTCGCGCTACGGCGCCTTGGTCATGCCCTTGCTGCTGTCCATCCTGATGACCTGCGTCGTCTCTCTGATCAGCACCCTGAAGAGCATTGGCATGTCGCCGCTGCTCGGCTCCAAGTGGCTCGCTGCCTGGGGCATTTCGTGGCTGGTCGCCTTCCCCATCCTGCTGTTGCTGTTGCCGGTCGTGCGCAAGGCAACTGCAGCCTTGGTGCGAACCACCTGA
- a CDS encoding S1 family peptidase, with protein MKQLLVLIFLLAASSPASAIVIRHDVDDAKYRVAADEYPALVDMPGEGHGSLVAPQWAVTAAHTLPQHTELKQVVINGLPREVERVVIHPGYRTLPQTLIDQATASGEAMLIVVFLAASDDIALIKLSKPVTDVAPVASYRGGDEAGQVIKLIGKGATGTGDIGHDPGGPNRTELRRAFNKVSSAYDRWLCYVFDAPPSALPLEGVLGNGDSGGPALLQSGDQWLLAGLGSWKVVQGNVLTARPGRYGQVACNVRMSHYADWMDGVMSEQAPATK; from the coding sequence ATGAAGCAACTGCTGGTACTGATCTTCCTGCTCGCGGCTTCATCCCCCGCCAGCGCCATCGTCATTCGCCACGATGTGGACGATGCGAAGTACCGGGTTGCCGCCGACGAGTATCCGGCGCTGGTCGACATGCCAGGCGAAGGACACGGCAGTCTGGTTGCTCCGCAGTGGGCGGTCACCGCTGCGCATACCCTGCCCCAGCACACCGAGCTCAAGCAGGTGGTGATCAACGGGCTGCCACGCGAGGTTGAGCGCGTCGTCATCCACCCTGGTTACAGGACGCTGCCGCAGACCTTGATCGACCAGGCCACGGCCAGCGGCGAGGCGATGTTGATCGTGGTTTTCCTGGCTGCATCGGATGACATCGCGCTGATCAAACTGAGCAAGCCCGTGACCGATGTAGCTCCGGTGGCTTCTTACCGGGGCGGCGATGAGGCTGGCCAGGTCATCAAGCTGATCGGCAAAGGTGCCACCGGCACGGGTGACATCGGGCATGATCCCGGCGGCCCAAACCGCACCGAACTGCGTCGCGCCTTCAACAAGGTCAGCAGCGCCTACGACCGCTGGCTCTGCTATGTGTTCGATGCGCCACCCTCGGCCCTGCCGCTTGAAGGCGTGCTCGGAAACGGGGATAGCGGCGGCCCCGCCTTGTTGCAGAGCGGCGATCAATGGCTGCTCGCTGGGCTGGGCTCCTGGAAGGTCGTGCAGGGCAACGTGTTGACCGCACGGCCCGGGCGCTACGGCCAGGTCGCCTGCAACGTCCGCATGAGCCATTACGCTGATTGGATGGATGGCGTCATGTCGGAACAGGCCCCAGCCACGAAGTGA
- a CDS encoding DUF2306 domain-containing protein has protein sequence MSDALHAVPERRGGLWRLAWLLLWLALAALSLHFLLAVHGQYRHLDPEHYGMYWSRRSWLWLHIGGGVLGIVLGPLQFLTRWPRAWPRLHRWLGRCYIGGMLVACAAAVGLIATSPAPASITTAFAGTALAWLITALLAMLSIRRGQVARHRRWMTRAYLVTLAPVLFRLLLPAWIASGRAPSPDAIALLLWTSWMLPLLLHGLLSNAWTKWRGMTQSSAATAG, from the coding sequence ATGTCCGACGCGCTGCATGCAGTTCCCGAACGCCGCGGTGGCCTGTGGCGCCTCGCCTGGCTGCTGCTCTGGCTGGCGCTGGCGGCCTTGAGCCTGCATTTCCTGCTCGCCGTCCATGGCCAATACCGGCATCTGGACCCCGAGCACTACGGGATGTACTGGTCACGTCGTAGTTGGCTGTGGTTGCACATCGGCGGTGGTGTGCTGGGGATTGTGCTTGGGCCGCTGCAATTCCTGACACGCTGGCCGCGTGCGTGGCCGCGCCTGCATCGCTGGTTGGGGCGCTGTTATATCGGGGGCATGCTGGTGGCGTGTGCTGCTGCGGTGGGTTTGATCGCCACTTCCCCTGCACCTGCGTCGATCACCACGGCGTTCGCCGGCACCGCGCTGGCCTGGTTGATCACGGCCTTGCTGGCGATGCTCAGCATCCGTCGCGGCCAGGTCGCAAGGCATCGCCGCTGGATGACGCGGGCCTATCTGGTAACGCTGGCACCGGTGCTGTTCCGGCTGCTGTTACCCGCCTGGATTGCGAGCGGCCGCGCACCCAGCCCGGACGCGATTGCACTGCTGTTGTGGACCAGCTGGATGCTGCCTTTGTTGCTGCATGGGCTGCTTTCAAACGCGTGGACGAAGTGGCGGGGGATGACGCAATCGTCTGCAGCTACGGCGGGCTGA
- a CDS encoding TonB-dependent siderophore receptor: protein MHPNRNCLRPADAAGNPFLFRNARTRLQAAICLVLASSCGIAMAAPQSASGAASGAENDTATQLDTVRVVSQRANRVSNGATNLDLDIKETPQSISLVSAEQMQQFGVDNLNDALRLATGIQVEEWETNRTNYVARGFDIKNTQIDGVGLPNDWGIVTGAMDAFGYEKLEVIRGANGLLTGVGNASGTINYVRKRPTNEAKGQLGVSVGSWGKRRVEIDYSTPFTDDGRWAGRVAAAHEDADSYLRGFNTDRNFFYGVVDGQIGDNGTLALGYSWQKANSDQNMWGALTFVNADGSQASWRRSASTTQDWTYWDTKTETAFAEYTHQLGADWQVKASYNYRKIGSDDQLFFAYTTTGLDPLTSEGLVGWSYKGIDEGSSHLGDITLNGHFQLFGREQEAMFGFSVAKSEETTWDHPVDSSDPSFGALPAFPYAGNAIAEPQWGPRTKANWTNQRLKRGYGATRLSFTDRFKSVIGFNWAEYHRDGYNSVSFNQTEDNISPYAGLTWDFNDKVLGYVSYSDIYQPQDQYDINHVYLDPTKGVNYEVGVKAEWLDRRLLTTLALFKAKQENLSTYGGYDFATANYWYYGVDVESKGVEFEATGKLSDNTNLVFGYTQLKMSNQDGGSTYTWVPRRTANLMLTSRLPNYEALSFGLGGRWQSDTSTKESYTNMVVRQGSYAVLNAFVAWDVLPNATIRANINNITDQKYINSLYQIGYYGAPRNYQLSFDWRF, encoded by the coding sequence ATGCACCCCAATCGCAACTGCCTCCGCCCGGCTGACGCCGCTGGTAACCCGTTCCTGTTCCGCAACGCCCGCACCCGCCTGCAGGCCGCCATCTGCCTGGTCCTGGCCAGCAGCTGCGGCATCGCCATGGCCGCGCCGCAGAGCGCATCTGGCGCTGCCTCCGGCGCGGAAAATGACACCGCTACCCAACTGGATACCGTGCGCGTGGTCTCGCAGCGCGCCAACCGGGTCAGCAACGGTGCCACCAACCTGGACCTGGACATCAAGGAAACCCCGCAGTCGATCAGCCTGGTCAGCGCTGAGCAGATGCAGCAGTTCGGCGTCGACAACCTCAATGACGCGCTGCGCCTGGCCACCGGCATCCAGGTCGAGGAGTGGGAAACCAACCGCACCAATTACGTGGCGCGCGGTTTTGACATCAAGAACACCCAGATCGACGGCGTCGGCCTGCCCAATGACTGGGGCATCGTCACCGGCGCGATGGATGCCTTCGGCTACGAAAAGCTTGAGGTGATCCGCGGCGCCAACGGCCTGCTCACCGGCGTGGGCAATGCCTCGGGCACCATCAACTACGTGCGCAAGCGCCCCACCAACGAGGCAAAGGGCCAGCTGGGCGTCAGCGTCGGCTCCTGGGGCAAGCGCCGTGTCGAGATCGACTACTCCACGCCGTTCACCGATGATGGCCGTTGGGCCGGTCGGGTGGCGGCTGCGCATGAAGACGCCGACTCCTACCTGCGCGGCTTCAATACCGACCGCAACTTCTTCTACGGCGTGGTCGATGGCCAGATCGGCGACAACGGCACGCTGGCCTTGGGCTACTCATGGCAGAAGGCCAACAGCGACCAGAACATGTGGGGCGCGCTGACCTTCGTCAACGCCGACGGCAGCCAGGCATCCTGGCGCCGCAGCGCCTCCACCACCCAGGATTGGACCTACTGGGATACCAAGACTGAAACCGCCTTTGCCGAATACACCCACCAGCTGGGCGCGGACTGGCAGGTCAAGGCCTCGTACAACTACCGCAAGATCGGCAGTGACGACCAGCTGTTCTTCGCCTACACCACCACCGGACTGGATCCGCTGACCAGCGAAGGCCTGGTGGGCTGGTCGTACAAGGGCATCGACGAGGGCAGCTCGCATCTGGGCGACATCACCTTGAACGGCCACTTCCAGCTGTTCGGCCGCGAGCAGGAAGCCATGTTCGGCTTCAGCGTCGCCAAGAGCGAGGAGACCACCTGGGACCACCCGGTCGACAGCAGCGATCCTTCGTTTGGCGCCCTGCCCGCCTTCCCCTACGCCGGCAACGCCATTGCCGAGCCGCAGTGGGGGCCGCGCACCAAGGCCAACTGGACCAACCAGCGCCTGAAGCGCGGTTATGGCGCAACCCGCCTGAGCTTCACTGACCGCTTCAAGTCGGTGATCGGCTTCAACTGGGCCGAATACCACCGTGATGGCTATAACAGCGTGTCCTTCAACCAGACCGAAGACAACATCAGCCCCTACGCCGGCCTGACCTGGGACTTCAACGACAAGGTGCTCGGCTATGTCAGCTACTCCGACATCTACCAGCCGCAGGACCAGTACGACATCAACCATGTCTACCTGGACCCGACCAAGGGCGTGAACTACGAAGTAGGCGTCAAGGCCGAATGGCTGGACCGCCGCCTGCTGACCACGCTGGCGCTGTTCAAGGCCAAGCAGGAAAACCTGTCCACGTATGGCGGTTATGACTTCGCCACCGCCAACTACTGGTACTACGGCGTGGACGTGGAGTCCAAGGGCGTCGAGTTCGAAGCCACCGGCAAGCTCAGCGACAACACCAACCTGGTATTCGGCTATACCCAGCTGAAGATGAGCAACCAGGACGGCGGCAGCACCTACACCTGGGTGCCGCGCCGCACCGCCAACCTGATGCTGACCTCGCGCCTGCCGAACTACGAGGCGCTGTCCTTCGGCCTGGGCGGCCGCTGGCAGAGCGACACCTCCACCAAGGAGAGCTACACCAACATGGTGGTGCGCCAGGGCAGCTATGCGGTGCTGAATGCGTTCGTCGCATGGGACGTGCTGCCCAATGCCACGATACGCGCCAACATCAACAATATTACCGACCAGAAGTACATCAACAGCCTGTACCAGATTGGTTACTACGGTGCCCCGCGGAACTACCAGCTGAGTTTTGACTGGCGCTTCTGA
- a CDS encoding lysozyme inhibitor LprI family protein, which translates to MRTNAVSLLLLAGLAWPAAATPVDHQQAYNDCLSKAGQINNGTVEACSSVTSEHAKAEMTRLYRAFNSKLLAENAGDAAKLERAQKAWLVYRDLHCELAGSYVGSPMYSFCPMQLNIDRVIELRELVGQ; encoded by the coding sequence ATGCGAACCAATGCAGTTTCCCTGCTGTTGCTTGCAGGCTTGGCGTGGCCCGCTGCCGCCACGCCGGTGGACCACCAGCAAGCCTATAACGACTGCCTGTCCAAGGCCGGCCAGATCAACAACGGCACGGTGGAGGCCTGCTCGTCGGTGACCTCGGAGCATGCGAAAGCGGAGATGACACGTCTCTATCGCGCCTTCAACAGCAAGTTGCTTGCGGAAAACGCGGGCGATGCAGCAAAGCTCGAGCGCGCGCAGAAAGCCTGGCTGGTGTACCGGGACCTGCATTGCGAACTCGCCGGCTCGTATGTCGGCTCGCCGATGTATTCGTTCTGCCCGATGCAGCTGAACATCGACCGGGTCATTGAACTGCGCGAGTTGGTTGGGCAATGA
- a CDS encoding DUF6334 family protein: MSRQTVQWAWLTTNQQGYTDGIRLEFQDQSGAAAVILDIVVAASVLNFYKVEPIEL; the protein is encoded by the coding sequence GTGTCTCGGCAAACCGTTCAATGGGCATGGCTTACAACCAATCAACAGGGATATACCGATGGGATTCGCTTGGAGTTCCAAGACCAGAGTGGAGCGGCGGCTGTTATCTTGGATATCGTCGTTGCAGCGTCAGTCCTCAATTTTTACAAGGTCGAGCCAATCGAGCTCTGA
- a CDS encoding YbjQ family protein: protein MTDPYNTSSGRTPPALLNDAMITTALELPGYRAMRNLGLVRGITVRSRSIVGNFLGGLQTIFGGNITIYTELCEQARDETYRDMVTHARQLGANAIIGVRYDATELMTGLTEVLCYGTAVVVEAESR, encoded by the coding sequence ATGACCGATCCGTACAACACCTCGTCCGGCCGCACGCCTCCCGCGTTGCTCAATGACGCGATGATCACCACCGCGCTGGAGCTGCCGGGTTATCGTGCCATGCGCAATCTCGGCCTGGTCCGCGGCATTACCGTGCGTTCACGCTCCATCGTCGGCAACTTCCTGGGCGGGCTGCAGACCATCTTCGGCGGCAACATCACCATCTACACGGAGCTGTGCGAGCAGGCCCGCGATGAAACCTACCGCGACATGGTTACCCATGCCCGGCAACTAGGTGCCAATGCAATCATCGGTGTGCGTTATGACGCTACCGAGCTGATGACCGGGCTCACCGAGGTGCTCTGCTACGGAACCGCCGTTGTGGTCGAGGCGGAATCGCGCTGA
- a CDS encoding Pr6Pr family membrane protein, translated as MTMKPPAPNKVMLAVLAAVAWMALLLQLYLSIELAHANGHGAIHGVFAFLAYFTVLTNLFVALAATLPLAAEMSRPGRFFARPSVLGCATTSIVMVGAGYHLLLRNAWNPQGLQLITDYLLHYVVPLCALAYWIASASRFPLGRSAPLKWCIYPIGYLLYALVRGGLTSMYPYYFIDAASIGYVRVITYAAAMLAAFFVVGLVIRFIAVLRGAPRSTVEH; from the coding sequence ATGACAATGAAGCCTCCTGCACCCAACAAGGTGATGCTCGCGGTACTGGCAGCTGTCGCGTGGATGGCGCTGCTGCTGCAGCTTTATCTGTCCATCGAATTGGCGCACGCCAATGGCCATGGCGCGATCCATGGCGTCTTCGCCTTTCTTGCCTATTTCACCGTATTGACCAACCTGTTCGTCGCCCTTGCGGCGACGCTGCCGCTGGCCGCGGAAATGTCGCGCCCAGGCCGGTTCTTCGCCAGACCCAGCGTACTGGGCTGTGCGACCACCTCGATCGTCATGGTCGGCGCGGGTTATCACCTGCTGTTGCGCAATGCCTGGAATCCTCAGGGATTGCAGCTGATTACCGACTACCTGCTGCATTACGTGGTGCCGCTGTGTGCGCTTGCCTACTGGATCGCATCCGCCAGCCGATTCCCGCTTGGCCGGTCCGCGCCATTGAAGTGGTGCATCTATCCGATCGGCTATCTGCTCTACGCCCTGGTCCGCGGCGGACTGACCAGCATGTATCCGTATTACTTCATCGATGCCGCCAGCATCGGTTATGTCCGGGTAATCACCTATGCAGCAGCCATGCTGGCGGCGTTCTTCGTGGTTGGCCTCGTCATTCGTTTCATCGCGGTACTTCGCGGTGCACCCCGGTCAACCGTTGAGCACTGA
- a CDS encoding DUF3325 domain-containing protein, which translates to MPEPLSANLMLAAALLTSLTGMAWLALSMQVHAAQVWQRQPSPAVLRLLRILGSCSIGVALVFCLAVDHATMAVLVWVMALSGAALLVAFTLSSQPQRLRVLAPWIK; encoded by the coding sequence ATGCCTGAGCCCTTGTCCGCCAACCTGATGCTCGCTGCTGCTTTGTTGACCAGCCTTACCGGCATGGCCTGGCTGGCGCTGTCGATGCAGGTACATGCCGCACAGGTATGGCAGCGCCAGCCCTCGCCCGCCGTCCTGCGCCTGCTGCGCATCCTCGGTAGCTGCAGCATCGGCGTTGCACTGGTTTTCTGCCTGGCCGTGGATCACGCCACGATGGCGGTGCTGGTATGGGTAATGGCCTTGAGCGGTGCTGCCCTGCTGGTGGCGTTTACGCTGTCCTCGCAGCCGCAGCGGCTGCGTGTTCTGGCGCCGTGGATCAAGTAA
- a CDS encoding iron uptake protein, whose protein sequence is MSQPTTITAPSRSRQQVVLRVLAAMLGGYVFAWGTVAMATSLLFAAKLDFHDAEFLGTFIGLVTYVVVFLWSIATKRLLRIWIVLLGGGLLMAGIASLVQSLLV, encoded by the coding sequence ATGTCCCAACCAACCACCATCACTGCTCCTTCCCGCTCGCGCCAACAGGTCGTGCTGCGGGTGCTGGCCGCAATGCTCGGCGGCTATGTCTTCGCATGGGGCACGGTGGCCATGGCTACCAGTCTGCTGTTCGCCGCCAAACTCGACTTCCACGATGCCGAATTCCTGGGCACCTTCATCGGCCTGGTCACCTACGTGGTGGTCTTCCTGTGGAGCATCGCGACCAAGCGCCTGTTGCGCATCTGGATCGTGCTGCTCGGCGGCGGCCTGTTGATGGCAGGGATTGCCTCACTCGTACAATCCCTGCTGGTATGA
- a CDS encoding DUF4124 domain-containing protein, translating to MTKACLPLFASAVLYFSIPAAQAQPVYKCTGPKGETSYQSIPCREGETSSRRYASPSPSNPTQAISAAPTGPDQRRVQVRYTTTAGNEGCDGAKAMRTAALGAAGSQATADMRASLDQQVSTACR from the coding sequence ATGACAAAGGCTTGTCTCCCCCTGTTCGCCTCCGCCGTTCTCTATTTCAGCATCCCGGCGGCGCAGGCCCAGCCTGTGTACAAGTGCACGGGGCCGAAGGGCGAAACCAGCTACCAGTCCATTCCCTGCCGCGAAGGCGAAACCTCCTCGCGCCGGTATGCCTCGCCCTCTCCATCCAACCCGACGCAGGCCATCAGCGCCGCCCCGACCGGGCCGGATCAGCGGCGCGTGCAGGTTCGCTATACAACAACCGCAGGCAACGAGGGCTGTGATGGCGCCAAGGCCATGCGCACCGCGGCCTTGGGTGCGGCGGGGTCGCAGGCAACGGCCGATATGCGGGCCAGCCTGGACCAGCAGGTCAGCACTGCCTGCAGGTAG
- a CDS encoding DUF7822 domain-containing protein — translation MANRSYLYAGNGLGHDGGSPEHRRITGISEWNYGIPLIYKILMSGNPRIVQSSIWVDAGNIAITSSYDLGVARLSQFLDRITLPEALELKQEALAFLAENRREYFLLECGEIYDMGEEELEDQNSQLFNELGFLEPQIEEALGMLQPTLPVTEPATQDKQGWLARIFGAKTPPAPPIEREKPAEKLYPLGLGNWSTVLYFDLRSK, via the coding sequence ATGGCTAATCGCAGCTACCTGTATGCAGGCAATGGGCTTGGCCATGATGGTGGATCGCCGGAACATCGCCGCATCACCGGCATTTCCGAGTGGAACTATGGCATCCCGTTGATCTACAAGATCCTGATGTCGGGTAACCCCAGGATTGTTCAATCCTCGATCTGGGTTGACGCTGGAAACATCGCCATCACCAGCAGCTATGATCTTGGCGTGGCACGTCTTTCGCAGTTCCTTGACCGGATCACGCTCCCGGAGGCACTGGAGCTGAAGCAGGAAGCACTAGCATTTCTTGCTGAGAATCGCCGTGAATATTTCTTGCTTGAATGCGGTGAGATTTACGATATGGGCGAGGAGGAGCTTGAGGACCAGAACTCGCAACTGTTCAACGAACTGGGCTTCCTCGAGCCCCAGATTGAAGAAGCGCTTGGGATGTTGCAGCCCACGCTCCCGGTCACCGAACCGGCGACGCAGGACAAGCAGGGATGGCTGGCGCGTATTTTCGGAGCAAAGACCCCTCCTGCACCGCCAATCGAGCGCGAAAAGCCCGCCGAAAAGCTCTACCCGCTTGGACTCGGGAACTGGTCAACTGTTCTTTACTTCGATCTCCGGTCGAAGTGA
- a CDS encoding low molecular weight protein tyrosine phosphatase family protein, with protein MPRNVLFICTQNRLRSPTGEQVFADWPGIETQSAGLGNDANTPVSPELLHWADLIFVMEKAHRNKLSKKFRAHLDGKRVICLDIPDDYDYMDPVLVQLLKHKVSRFFPVA; from the coding sequence ATGCCCCGCAATGTTCTTTTCATCTGCACCCAGAACCGCCTGCGCAGCCCAACCGGCGAGCAGGTGTTCGCCGACTGGCCCGGCATTGAAACGCAGTCGGCCGGGCTGGGCAATGACGCCAATACGCCGGTGTCACCCGAGTTGCTGCATTGGGCGGACCTGATCTTCGTGATGGAAAAAGCCCATCGCAACAAGCTGTCAAAGAAGTTCCGCGCACATCTGGATGGCAAGCGGGTGATCTGCCTCGACATCCCGGATGACTACGACTACATGGACCCGGTGCTGGTGCAGTTGCTGAAGCACAAGGTCAGCCGGTTTTTTCCGGTTGCTTGA
- a CDS encoding GNAT family N-acetyltransferase, with translation MNIQIRPETPADIATIDAVTAAAFLEAPHTDHTEQFIVAALRRSGQLTVSLVAEQSGVVVGHVAVSPVTIDDADSGWYGLGPVSVVPELQGKGIGTQLIDAALDKLRVLAAGGCVVLGDPGYYARFGFKATDALTLPGVPAEYFQALSFGAPALQGTVAYHASFSAQE, from the coding sequence ATGAACATCCAGATCCGACCGGAAACACCCGCCGACATCGCAACCATCGACGCGGTCACCGCAGCCGCGTTCCTGGAGGCGCCGCATACCGATCACACCGAGCAGTTCATCGTGGCCGCATTGCGCCGCTCCGGGCAGCTCACCGTCTCTCTTGTGGCCGAACAATCGGGCGTAGTTGTTGGCCACGTCGCAGTATCGCCGGTGACCATCGACGACGCGGATAGCGGTTGGTACGGGCTTGGGCCGGTATCGGTCGTGCCGGAGTTGCAGGGCAAGGGCATCGGCACCCAGCTGATCGACGCAGCACTCGATAAGCTTCGCGTACTTGCTGCAGGCGGTTGCGTGGTGCTTGGCGATCCTGGCTACTACGCGCGGTTCGGATTCAAGGCCACGGACGCGCTCACCTTGCCGGGCGTTCCTGCCGAATACTTCCAGGCGCTTTCATTTGGTGCTCCGGCGCTACAGGGAACGGTTGCTTACCACGCGTCCTTTTCGGCGCAGGAATGA
- a CDS encoding PepSY-associated TM helix domain-containing protein, whose product MFNSFRQAMAWLHTWFGLVLGFVLMAAFFFGALSVFDREIDRWAIPATRIEAQPMPSFEKILRPAFERMQPTKEAIDAMRPLVNGPMPTHFDKVASWSAYTTHRDPVLALYAGYQVPNAKDPEELIWAYATIDPRNGSVLPDDHLKIGSGFFFPLHYGLTLDWKNLGIWIVGFSALVMLAALISGVVMHRKIFREFFTFRPDKARLRSVLDLHNLTGVVALPFHFFFALTGLLIFAGTYYFPVGHTQLHDLHDLHERVEAQETGLPHQRAGVAAGLASVDAMVAQAQRRWEANDKAGDVGFLVLQHVGDANGYVSVYRAGTDRIALVGDGIHFKSSDGKLIREDPAATPVARMAEFLTGLHLQHFRHWLLRWLYVLGGLAGAVCIATGFIFFVEKRKRQHALQGSQGARIVDALAVTTVTGMVLATLGILIANRLLPEALPGRGDWERYAFWAVWALALVHAGMRGAPVARGLTNPAWREQTWAIAVMAVAAVALNWITTGDHLLRTLSRGYWPVAGIDLFLLGSAVIAVLTARKLGQRAHAKHAAHRENAHA is encoded by the coding sequence ATGTTCAATAGTTTCCGGCAAGCAATGGCGTGGCTGCATACCTGGTTCGGCCTGGTGCTCGGTTTCGTATTGATGGCAGCGTTCTTCTTTGGCGCGCTGTCCGTCTTCGACCGTGAAATCGACCGCTGGGCGATTCCCGCCACGCGCATCGAAGCGCAGCCGATGCCGTCCTTCGAGAAGATCCTGCGGCCTGCGTTCGAGCGCATGCAGCCGACCAAGGAGGCCATCGATGCGATGCGTCCGCTGGTCAACGGGCCCATGCCCACGCACTTCGACAAGGTCGCCAGCTGGAGCGCGTACACCACCCACCGCGATCCGGTGCTGGCCCTGTATGCCGGCTACCAGGTGCCCAATGCCAAGGACCCGGAAGAACTGATCTGGGCCTACGCCACCATTGATCCGCGCAACGGCAGCGTGCTGCCGGACGATCATCTGAAGATCGGCAGTGGCTTCTTTTTCCCGCTGCACTACGGCCTGACCCTGGACTGGAAGAACCTGGGCATCTGGATCGTCGGCTTCTCCGCCCTGGTGATGCTGGCCGCGTTGATCAGCGGCGTGGTGATGCACAGGAAGATCTTCCGCGAATTCTTCACCTTTCGCCCCGACAAGGCCCGCCTGCGCAGTGTGCTGGACCTGCACAACCTCACCGGCGTGGTTGCCTTGCCGTTCCATTTCTTTTTCGCGCTGACCGGCCTGCTGATCTTCGCCGGCACCTATTATTTTCCGGTCGGCCACACCCAGCTGCACGACCTGCATGACCTGCACGAGCGGGTGGAAGCGCAGGAAACTGGTCTGCCGCACCAGCGTGCAGGCGTCGCTGCTGGGCTGGCATCAGTGGATGCGATGGTCGCGCAGGCGCAGCGGCGCTGGGAGGCCAATGACAAGGCCGGCGACGTCGGTTTCCTGGTGCTGCAGCATGTTGGCGATGCCAATGGCTACGTCAGCGTCTACCGCGCCGGCACCGATCGCATCGCACTGGTAGGCGATGGCATCCACTTCAAATCCTCCGACGGCAAGCTGATCCGCGAAGATCCGGCCGCCACGCCGGTAGCACGCATGGCCGAGTTCCTCACCGGCCTGCATTTGCAGCACTTCCGCCATTGGCTGCTGCGCTGGCTATACGTGCTCGGCGGGCTTGCTGGTGCAGTGTGCATTGCCACCGGCTTCATCTTCTTCGTCGAGAAACGCAAGCGTCAGCACGCCCTGCAGGGCAGCCAGGGCGCGCGCATCGTGGATGCGCTGGCAGTGACCACGGTAACCGGCATGGTCCTGGCCACGCTCGGCATCCTGATCGCCAACCGCCTGCTGCCCGAAGCGCTGCCCGGCCGTGGCGACTGGGAGCGCTATGCGTTCTGGGCAGTGTGGGCGCTGGCGCTGGTACATGCCGGCATGCGCGGCGCGCCGGTGGCACGCGGCCTGACCAACCCGGCATGGCGCGAGCAGACCTGGGCCATCGCAGTGATGGCCGTCGCAGCCGTGGCATTGAACTGGATCACCACCGGTGACCATCTGCTGCGCACGCTGTCGCGCGGCTACTGGCCGGTGGCTGGCATCGACCTGTTCCTGCTTGGCAGCGCGGTGATTGCCGTACTGACCGCACGCAAGCTGGGCCAGCGCGCGCATGCCAAACACGCCGCACATCGCGAGAATGCACATGCCTGA